The following coding sequences are from one Bradyrhizobium sp. WSM471 window:
- a CDS encoding HpcH/HpaI aldolase/citrate lyase family protein has product MSVPTTPLNRLRQLWREGRPAFGAIATIPSVQTVQIMARSLDWIIVDLEHGPIGLTEAHAMIAATTGTPCTPLVRIAANEPWLAKAPMDIGAFGINFPMITNRAEAEKAVRSVRYPPRGDRLWGPFHAPFRWGQSMPDYMASADDEMICMITIEHVDAVNRIDEIMATPGIDVAVIGPGDLATSINKRGQMDDPELLELVARAEAGILRSGVPIGGVARTADQANALVDRGYRAIALGFDWSLFQRGIMAAFEGIKR; this is encoded by the coding sequence ATGTCCGTCCCGACCACGCCGCTCAACCGTCTCCGGCAGCTCTGGCGCGAGGGTCGTCCCGCCTTCGGCGCGATCGCGACGATCCCGAGCGTGCAGACCGTGCAGATCATGGCGCGCTCACTCGACTGGATCATCGTCGATCTCGAGCATGGGCCGATTGGACTGACCGAAGCTCATGCGATGATCGCGGCCACCACCGGCACACCTTGCACACCGCTGGTGCGGATCGCGGCTAACGAGCCATGGCTTGCGAAGGCACCGATGGACATCGGCGCCTTCGGCATCAATTTCCCGATGATCACCAATCGCGCGGAGGCTGAGAAAGCGGTGCGCAGCGTGCGCTATCCGCCACGCGGCGATCGGCTCTGGGGTCCGTTCCATGCGCCATTCCGCTGGGGCCAGTCGATGCCGGACTACATGGCCAGTGCCGACGACGAGATGATCTGCATGATCACCATCGAGCACGTCGACGCCGTCAACCGCATCGACGAGATCATGGCCACGCCCGGCATCGACGTCGCCGTGATCGGCCCCGGCGATCTCGCCACCTCCATCAACAAGCGCGGACAGATGGACGATCCGGAATTGCTGGAGCTGGTGGCGCGGGCCGAGGCCGGTATCCTCAGAAGCGGCGTGCCGATCGGCGGCGTGGCGCGTACCGCAGATCAGGCCAACGCCCTGGTCGATCGCGGCTACCGTGCGATCGCACTCGGTTTCGACTGGTCGCTGTTCCAGCGCGGCATCATGGCGGCGTTCGAAGGGATCAAGCGCTGA
- a CDS encoding O-acetyl-ADP-ribose deacetylase, translating to MTQLTRRIGGAELKVIVADITTLSVDAIVNAANTSLLGGGGVDGAIHRAAGPELLAECRKLGGCPTGDAKITKGYLLPARHVIHAVGPVWHGGTRGEAEALGACYRRALELCEANQLTSVAFSAISTGVYGFPADQAAKIAVHATIEALPAAPLVVDVIFCCFSEKSAVLHADVLARYGGPCA from the coding sequence ATGACCCAGCTGACGCGCCGGATCGGCGGCGCGGAGCTCAAGGTCATCGTAGCTGACATCACCACGCTGAGCGTTGACGCCATCGTCAACGCGGCCAACACGTCGCTCCTGGGTGGGGGCGGCGTCGATGGCGCGATCCATCGGGCGGCCGGTCCCGAGCTTCTGGCCGAGTGCCGGAAGCTCGGAGGATGCCCGACCGGCGATGCCAAGATCACGAAGGGCTACCTTCTTCCTGCGCGCCATGTGATCCATGCGGTCGGCCCGGTCTGGCACGGCGGCACTCGCGGTGAGGCAGAGGCGCTGGGCGCCTGCTATCGCCGTGCGCTTGAGCTCTGTGAGGCCAATCAGCTGACCTCCGTGGCGTTCTCCGCGATTTCGACGGGGGTTTACGGCTTTCCGGCCGACCAGGCCGCGAAGATTGCAGTCCATGCGACCATTGAAGCCCTGCCGGCCGCGCCGCTGGTCGTCGACGTCATATTTTGTTGTTTCTCGGAAAAGAGCGCGGTTCTGCACGCGGACGTTTTGGCGCGGTATGGCGGCCCTTGTGCCTGA
- a CDS encoding Crp/Fnr family transcriptional regulator has translation MPSGSADISSILDRILEAATDNLRIAKILVQMGLDPNNVTYDSIFNRMLEIFVQNITLANMFAAVGAGFFVATLLMRTMVPLRVANMVGCAFFAVFGALSANVSTFLLYLLLLPINALRLRQMLKLVKKARHAAEGDMSIEWLKPFMTERKYRRGDTLFKLGDPAKEMLLTVTGKFLVKEINIEIMPGALMGELGFLTPGNRRTGTIECIEDGQVLTITYDRLLEIYFQDPQFGYYFLVLTSQRLLQNIDRLQKQLASERTATTNRIA, from the coding sequence ATGCCGTCCGGCAGCGCAGACATTTCGTCGATCCTCGACCGCATTCTCGAGGCGGCGACGGATAACCTCAGGATCGCGAAGATCCTGGTCCAGATGGGCCTCGATCCAAACAACGTCACCTATGACTCGATCTTCAATCGGATGCTGGAGATCTTCGTCCAGAACATCACGCTGGCTAATATGTTCGCCGCGGTCGGGGCCGGCTTCTTCGTCGCCACGCTCCTGATGCGGACCATGGTGCCGCTGCGCGTCGCCAACATGGTCGGCTGCGCGTTCTTTGCCGTCTTCGGCGCGCTCTCCGCCAACGTCTCGACCTTCCTGCTCTATCTCCTGCTGCTACCGATCAACGCCTTGCGCCTGCGGCAGATGCTCAAGCTCGTCAAGAAGGCGCGCCATGCGGCCGAAGGCGACATGTCGATCGAATGGCTCAAGCCGTTCATGACCGAACGCAAATATCGCCGCGGCGACACGCTGTTCAAACTCGGCGATCCAGCCAAGGAGATGCTCCTCACGGTCACCGGCAAGTTCCTGGTCAAGGAGATCAATATCGAGATCATGCCGGGCGCGCTGATGGGCGAGCTCGGCTTCCTCACGCCGGGCAACCGGCGCACCGGAACGATTGAATGCATCGAAGACGGGCAGGTGCTGACGATTACCTATGACCGGTTGCTCGAGATCTACTTCCAGGATCCGCAGTTCGGCTACTACTTCCTGGTGCTGACCAGCCAGCGGCTACTGCAGAACATCGATCGCTTGCAGAAGCAGCTGGCGTCGGAGCGGACGGCGACCACGAACAGGATCGCTTGA
- the grxD gene encoding Grx4 family monothiol glutaredoxin, with amino-acid sequence MSIEEFIANEVKSNDVVLFMKGTPQFPQCGFSGQVVQILDHIGVGYKGLNVLESAELRNGIKDFSNWPTIPQLYVKGEFVGGCDIVREMFQAGELQQLFSEKGVAIAA; translated from the coding sequence ATGAGCATCGAGGAATTCATCGCCAACGAAGTGAAGTCGAACGACGTGGTTCTGTTCATGAAGGGCACACCGCAATTTCCGCAGTGCGGGTTCTCCGGCCAGGTCGTCCAGATCCTCGACCACATCGGCGTCGGCTATAAGGGCCTTAACGTTCTCGAATCCGCCGAACTGCGCAACGGCATCAAGGACTTTTCGAACTGGCCGACCATTCCGCAGCTCTACGTGAAGGGCGAGTTCGTCGGCGGCTGCGACATTGTCCGCGAGATGTTCCAGGCCGGTGAATTGCAGCAGCTCTTCTCCGAAAAGGGCGTCGCTATCGCGGCCTGA
- a CDS encoding cupin domain-containing protein, translating to MLKKTLLAVAFTSLAVAAFAQQPGIKRTPLQKVEFPDGYNTVTAIAEVPAGGSAGRHTHPGIETGYVLEGELNLLIDGQPEKTLKAGDSYQIPAGVVHDAKAHGDKAMKVLGVYVVDKTKPLASPAP from the coding sequence ATGCTCAAAAAGACTTTGCTCGCTGTCGCCTTCACCAGCCTCGCTGTTGCGGCCTTCGCCCAGCAGCCCGGCATCAAGCGCACCCCGCTCCAGAAGGTCGAATTTCCGGATGGCTACAACACCGTCACCGCCATCGCGGAAGTCCCGGCGGGCGGCTCGGCCGGACGCCATACCCATCCGGGCATTGAGACCGGCTACGTGCTCGAAGGTGAACTCAATCTCCTCATCGACGGGCAGCCGGAAAAGACGCTGAAAGCCGGCGATTCCTACCAGATCCCGGCAGGCGTCGTGCATGACGCCAAAGCCCACGGCGACAAGGCTATGAAGGTGCTTGGGGTTTACGTCGTCGACAAGACCAAGCCGCTGGCCTCGCCGGCGCCCTGA
- the rpsD gene encoding 30S ribosomal protein S4 → MTKRSEAKYKLDRRMGQNIWGRPKSPVNRREYGPGQHGQRRKGKLSDFGVQLRAKQKLKGYYANISERQFHSIYVEASRLKGDTGENLIGLLERRLDAVVYRAKFVSTIFAARQFINHGHVKVNGRKVNISSYLVKIGDVIEVKEASKQLAHVLEASQLSERDTPDYLEVDHGKMTAKYIRIPHLSDVPFPVQMEPHLVVEFYSR, encoded by the coding sequence ATGACTAAGCGCAGTGAGGCGAAGTACAAACTCGATCGCCGTATGGGCCAGAACATCTGGGGCCGCCCGAAGAGCCCCGTGAACCGCCGCGAATACGGCCCCGGCCAGCATGGCCAACGTCGCAAGGGCAAGCTCTCCGACTTCGGCGTGCAGCTGCGCGCCAAGCAGAAGCTGAAGGGCTATTACGCCAACATCTCCGAGCGTCAGTTCCACAGCATCTACGTCGAGGCCAGCCGCCTCAAGGGTGACACCGGCGAGAACCTGATCGGCCTGCTCGAGCGCCGTCTCGACGCGGTCGTGTACCGCGCCAAGTTCGTCTCCACGATCTTCGCCGCGCGCCAGTTCATCAACCACGGCCACGTCAAGGTGAACGGCCGCAAGGTCAACATCTCGAGCTATCTGGTCAAGATCGGCGACGTGATCGAGGTCAAGGAAGCCTCGAAGCAGCTCGCCCACGTCCTCGAAGCCAGCCAGCTCTCCGAGCGTGACACCCCCGACTATCTCGAAGTCGACCACGGCAAGATGACCGCGAAATACATTCGCATCCCCCACCTCTCCGACGTGCCGTTCCCGGTGCAGATGGAGCCGCATCTGGTCGTCGAATTCTATTCGCGCTAA
- a CDS encoding low specificity L-threonine aldolase has protein sequence MLYTPPPIDPKAPPVRINLLSDTQTKPTPAMREAMARAEVGDEQVGDDPTVNALCERVAELLGKEAAVYMPSGTMCNVTATLVHCRPGDEILAHESAHIIAREGGAHAAIGGFQVTQLKGPDGQFTPETFRRALHPRTRYQPPQTVVSVEQTANIGGGTIWKKAALDEIVAIAKQHGLVTHMDGARLLNATVASGISPRDMTAGWDSAWIDFSKGLGAPIGGVLAGSRAFIDAVWQWKQRLGGSMRQAGICAAACIYALDHHVERLADDHANARALARGLSQIAGIEVQEPETNLVFFKPDGAGIPGDKMVAALRQRGVTLAMMDGRIRACTHLDVNASQIEETIGYVREIVRGA, from the coding sequence ATGCTCTACACCCCTCCCCCGATCGACCCCAAAGCGCCGCCGGTGCGCATCAATCTGCTCTCGGACACGCAGACCAAGCCGACACCTGCGATGCGCGAGGCGATGGCGCGGGCGGAGGTCGGCGACGAGCAGGTCGGCGACGATCCGACCGTGAACGCGCTGTGCGAGCGCGTCGCCGAGTTGCTCGGCAAGGAAGCCGCCGTGTACATGCCGTCAGGCACGATGTGCAACGTCACCGCGACGCTGGTGCATTGCCGCCCCGGCGACGAGATCCTCGCCCATGAGAGCGCCCACATCATCGCGCGCGAGGGCGGCGCGCATGCCGCGATCGGCGGCTTTCAAGTCACGCAATTGAAGGGACCCGACGGCCAGTTCACGCCGGAGACCTTTCGCAGAGCGCTGCATCCGCGCACGCGCTACCAGCCGCCACAGACGGTGGTCAGCGTCGAGCAGACCGCCAATATCGGCGGCGGCACGATCTGGAAGAAGGCTGCGCTCGACGAGATCGTCGCGATCGCGAAACAACATGGCCTCGTCACCCACATGGACGGCGCGCGCCTGCTCAACGCCACTGTCGCGAGCGGCATCTCGCCGCGCGACATGACCGCCGGGTGGGATTCGGCCTGGATCGACTTTTCGAAGGGCTTGGGCGCGCCGATCGGCGGCGTGCTGGCAGGCTCGCGCGCCTTCATCGATGCGGTCTGGCAGTGGAAGCAGCGGCTCGGCGGCTCGATGCGACAGGCCGGAATCTGCGCGGCGGCTTGCATCTACGCGCTCGACCATCATGTCGAGCGGCTCGCCGACGACCACGCCAATGCGCGCGCGCTCGCCCGCGGTCTGTCGCAGATCGCAGGAATCGAGGTGCAGGAGCCCGAGACCAACCTGGTGTTCTTCAAGCCCGATGGTGCCGGCATTCCCGGCGACAAGATGGTCGCGGCGCTGCGCCAACGCGGCGTGACGCTTGCAATGATGGACGGCCGCATCCGCGCCTGCACCCATCTCGACGTCAATGCCAGCCAGATCGAGGAGACGATCGGCTACGTGCGCGAAATCGTGCGCGGAGCGTAA
- a CDS encoding serine hydrolase — protein sequence MISQSGLRALVCAALVSLGTMSFARAEGTYEIPVGAHFNPDKLARITEFFKNEVAIGKIAGANVLIKQHGKPVYHEVFGVQDAVSKAPITDKTIFRLFSMSKAITSVVAVKLIEEGTIKLDDPVSKYIPSFANVKVGVEKKTEDGTKSLELVPPNRPMTVHDLMTHTSGVTYGFYGDSLVRKAYREANIYAGDFDLAEFAERIAKLPLHNQPGALWQYGHSTDILARVMEVAAGKPLIEIEREKLLDPLGMVDTGFFVTDPEKQKLLAQPVPNDSDFRVGRINDPTVVKKIQFASGGMVTTMADYERFTQMLLNGGNFDSKTILKPETFKLMVTDQIGPKSGVDRDYFYFPGDGFGFGLGLAVRTDPGNAKPPPPGDLGELKWDGASGCYFVIDPKQDMFFVLLEQTPTERQRVQRTLKQLVYEAMEN from the coding sequence ATGATTTCACAGTCTGGACTGCGTGCGCTGGTCTGCGCCGCGCTTGTGTCGTTGGGTACGATGTCGTTCGCGCGGGCGGAGGGCACCTACGAGATTCCGGTCGGCGCGCATTTCAATCCGGACAAGCTCGCGAGGATCACCGAGTTCTTCAAGAACGAGGTTGCGATCGGCAAGATCGCCGGGGCAAACGTCCTCATCAAGCAACATGGCAAGCCCGTCTACCACGAAGTCTTCGGCGTGCAGGACGCGGTCAGCAAGGCGCCGATCACCGACAAGACGATCTTCCGCCTGTTCTCGATGAGCAAGGCGATCACGTCCGTCGTCGCAGTGAAGTTGATCGAGGAAGGTACGATCAAGCTCGACGATCCCGTCTCGAAATACATTCCGTCCTTCGCCAATGTGAAAGTCGGCGTCGAGAAGAAGACCGAGGACGGCACCAAGTCGCTCGAGCTCGTGCCGCCGAACCGGCCGATGACGGTGCACGATTTGATGACGCACACCTCGGGCGTCACCTACGGCTTCTACGGCGACAGCCTCGTCCGCAAGGCCTATCGTGAGGCCAACATCTATGCTGGCGATTTCGATCTCGCCGAGTTCGCCGAGCGAATCGCAAAACTTCCGCTGCACAACCAGCCGGGCGCGCTGTGGCAATACGGCCATTCCACCGACATCCTGGCGCGGGTCATGGAAGTCGCGGCCGGCAAGCCGCTCATCGAGATCGAACGGGAGAAGCTGCTGGACCCGCTCGGCATGGTCGACACCGGCTTCTTCGTCACCGATCCTGAGAAGCAGAAGCTGCTGGCGCAGCCGGTGCCGAACGACAGCGATTTCCGGGTCGGACGGATCAACGATCCGACTGTCGTCAAGAAAATCCAGTTTGCCAGTGGCGGTATGGTTACGACCATGGCGGATTATGAGCGCTTTACGCAGATGCTGCTCAACGGCGGCAATTTCGACAGCAAGACGATTCTCAAGCCCGAGACGTTCAAGCTGATGGTGACCGACCAGATCGGACCCAAGTCGGGCGTCGATCGCGATTATTTCTATTTCCCCGGCGACGGTTTTGGTTTCGGTCTCGGACTTGCGGTCCGCACCGACCCCGGCAACGCAAAACCGCCACCGCCCGGCGATCTCGGCGAATTGAAATGGGACGGCGCCTCCGGCTGCTATTTCGTGATCGACCCCAAGCAGGACATGTTCTTCGTGCTGCTGGAACAGACCCCGACCGAGCGCCAGCGCGTGCAGCGAACATTGAAGCAGCTGGTTTATGAAGCGATGGAGAATTGA
- the murI gene encoding glutamate racemase, producing the protein MTNSPTILVFDSGLGGLTVLREVVAARSDAHYVYVADDAFFPYGHHSEDEIIARVVPLMGELVGTHDPDLVVIACNTASTLVLSHLRAAYSLPFVGTVPAIKPACAQSRSRRVSVLGTKGTVKREYTKALIRDFAQGCEVTLVGSPELAALAEAELSGSPVSDDAILAELAPCFVGDAGDAGARTDTVVLACTHYPLLLDRLKKLAPWPVDWIDPAPAIARRVSDLLGPHTGDIAQSGAEMIFTSNRVHGLSAALMPFFGGRIPA; encoded by the coding sequence GTGACCAATTCTCCGACGATTCTGGTGTTCGATTCCGGCCTTGGCGGGCTCACGGTCCTGCGTGAGGTCGTGGCCGCGCGCTCCGACGCGCATTATGTCTACGTCGCGGACGACGCCTTCTTCCCATACGGCCACCACAGCGAGGACGAGATCATCGCCCGCGTGGTGCCGCTGATGGGGGAATTGGTCGGCACGCACGATCCTGACCTCGTCGTCATCGCCTGCAACACGGCGTCCACCCTGGTCCTATCGCATCTGCGCGCCGCTTATTCCCTGCCCTTCGTCGGCACTGTGCCGGCGATCAAGCCGGCCTGCGCGCAGTCGAGGAGCCGGCGCGTGTCGGTGCTCGGCACCAAGGGCACGGTGAAGCGCGAATACACCAAGGCGCTAATCCGCGATTTCGCGCAGGGTTGCGAGGTGACACTGGTCGGCTCGCCCGAGCTGGCCGCGCTGGCTGAAGCCGAGCTCAGCGGCTCTCCCGTCAGCGACGACGCCATCCTCGCCGAGCTCGCCCCGTGTTTCGTCGGCGATGCCGGGGACGCAGGCGCACGCACCGACACCGTCGTGCTAGCCTGCACGCATTATCCACTGCTGCTCGACCGGCTGAAAAAGCTCGCGCCCTGGCCGGTCGACTGGATCGATCCGGCGCCCGCGATCGCCCGCCGCGTCTCGGATCTACTCGGTCCGCACACCGGTGACATCGCGCAATCCGGCGCCGAGATGATCTTCACCTCGAACCGCGTGCATGGTCTTTCGGCCGCGCTGATGCCGTTCTTCGGCGGCCGCATTCCGGCCTGA
- a CDS encoding serine hydrolase, protein MFGRRALVAALVLLFGVVGAKAGSERAAHNLSPEGLARVSDYIRKEIAAGTFPGAILLLQQHGKPVYYQNFGVRDVATELSMSADTIFRLYSMSKPVTSVMAMMLVEEGRLTLDDPVAKYIPAFGGMKVGVERKAEDGKVALVLEPVNRPVTIKDLMRHTSGLPYGYQGGGAVRELYADANLFNSELTNADFVAKIAALPLVEQPGTVWDYGFSTDVLGRVIEVISGKTLLQFEKERLLDPLGMTETAFFIADSAKFPRIAEPMPGDRNINPTTQVRDIKRPTRWESGGGGMVGTIGDYARFAQMLLSGGTYDGRRYLKPETIALMASDHIGPETKIARDQNYYPGGSSGFGLGFAVRTSVPPGTAWPLGEYRWDGVGGTFFFIDPEDDLFGIFMVQTPTQRGRIQLALKTLIYQAMGR, encoded by the coding sequence ATGTTCGGGCGCCGCGCATTGGTCGCGGCGCTCGTGCTTCTGTTCGGAGTCGTTGGTGCGAAGGCCGGCTCCGAGCGCGCCGCGCACAATCTCTCGCCGGAAGGCCTGGCAAGAGTCTCCGACTACATTCGGAAAGAGATCGCCGCTGGCACGTTTCCGGGCGCCATCCTGCTGCTCCAGCAGCACGGCAAGCCGGTCTACTACCAGAATTTCGGCGTCCGCGACGTCGCGACCGAGTTATCGATGAGCGCGGATACGATCTTCCGCCTCTACTCGATGTCGAAGCCGGTCACCTCAGTCATGGCGATGATGCTGGTCGAGGAGGGCAGGCTTACGCTCGACGATCCCGTCGCAAAGTACATTCCGGCCTTTGGCGGGATGAAGGTTGGCGTCGAGAGGAAGGCCGAGGACGGCAAGGTTGCGCTGGTGCTGGAGCCGGTGAATCGCCCGGTCACGATCAAGGACCTGATGCGTCACACCTCGGGGCTGCCTTACGGCTATCAAGGCGGCGGCGCGGTGCGCGAGCTCTACGCGGACGCCAATCTCTTCAACAGCGAACTCACCAACGCCGACTTCGTCGCGAAGATCGCCGCGCTGCCGCTGGTCGAGCAGCCGGGCACGGTGTGGGACTACGGCTTTTCCACCGACGTGCTCGGCCGCGTCATTGAGGTGATCTCCGGAAAGACGCTGCTCCAGTTCGAGAAGGAGCGGCTGCTCGATCCCCTTGGGATGACCGAGACCGCGTTCTTCATCGCCGATTCCGCCAAATTCCCGCGCATCGCCGAGCCGATGCCTGGGGATCGCAACATCAATCCGACAACGCAGGTCCGCGACATCAAGCGGCCCACGAGATGGGAATCGGGCGGCGGCGGCATGGTCGGCACGATTGGCGACTATGCCCGCTTCGCACAGATGCTGCTGAGTGGCGGCACCTATGACGGCCGGCGCTATCTGAAGCCAGAGACCATCGCGCTGATGGCCTCGGATCATATCGGGCCGGAGACGAAGATCGCGCGCGACCAGAACTATTATCCGGGCGGATCTTCCGGTTTTGGTCTCGGCTTCGCCGTGCGCACCTCGGTACCCCCTGGAACGGCGTGGCCGCTCGGCGAATATCGCTGGGACGGCGTCGGGGGCACGTTCTTCTTCATCGATCCCGAGGACGATCTGTTCGGGATCTTCATGGTGCAGACCCCAACGCAGCGCGGCCGGATTCAGCTGGCGCTGAAGACGCTGATCTATCAGGCGATGGGGCGGTGA
- a CDS encoding glutathione S-transferase family protein, which produces MLTVHHLGKSQSERIVWLCEELGIPYELKRYTRDPVTMLAPAEYKALHPIGAAPVITDGELVLAESGAVVDYIVAKYGDGRLVLGPTDPAFAQFLYWLHFANGTLQPGMGRMMILSRLDLAKDNPTLLAMKGRLDRAYDLLDARLREAEYLAGSAFTTADIMTVFSLTTMRYFQPYDLQRCPDVVKYLGRISARAGYRRAIEKGDPGMALLLD; this is translated from the coding sequence ATGCTCACCGTCCATCATCTCGGCAAGTCGCAGTCCGAGCGTATCGTCTGGCTGTGCGAGGAACTGGGGATTCCCTACGAGCTGAAGCGCTATACGCGCGATCCCGTCACCATGCTGGCTCCGGCCGAGTACAAGGCGCTGCATCCGATCGGGGCGGCGCCTGTGATCACCGACGGTGAGCTGGTGCTCGCGGAATCCGGCGCCGTCGTCGACTACATCGTTGCAAAATATGGCGACGGCCGACTCGTGCTCGGTCCCACTGATCCCGCCTTCGCGCAGTTTCTGTATTGGCTTCATTTCGCCAATGGCACCCTGCAACCCGGCATGGGGAGGATGATGATCCTGAGCCGGCTCGATCTCGCCAAGGACAATCCGACCCTGCTCGCGATGAAGGGGCGTCTCGATCGGGCCTACGATCTTCTCGACGCAAGGCTTCGCGAGGCCGAATATCTTGCGGGCAGCGCCTTCACGACTGCCGACATCATGACGGTGTTCTCGCTCACCACGATGCGCTACTTCCAGCCCTATGACCTCCAGCGCTGTCCGGACGTGGTCAAATATCTCGGCCGCATCAGCGCGCGGGCGGGCTACCGGCGTGCGATAGAGAAGGGCGATCCGGGCATGGCGTTGCTCTTGGACTGA
- a CDS encoding cytochrome b, which translates to MIRNTSSGWGSISRWLHWSLALTILGMIGFGWWMNHIPARPDRFFYRSIHADIGYVILLLTVLRLVWRLVNPTPTMPAEASRWQKVAAYVSHGALYLAVIVVTMLGWAHSGAHAPDYSDFFGLFHVPQFTAPDRAAAGAYEDRHILFAYVLLALIAVHVIAALWHHFIRRDRVVARMVTDEA; encoded by the coding sequence ATGATCAGAAATACCAGCAGCGGCTGGGGCAGCATTTCCAGATGGCTGCACTGGAGTCTGGCGCTGACCATCCTCGGCATGATCGGCTTCGGGTGGTGGATGAACCACATCCCGGCGCGTCCCGACCGTTTCTTCTACCGCTCGATCCACGCCGATATCGGCTACGTGATCCTGCTGCTCACGGTGCTGCGCCTGGTGTGGCGCCTCGTCAACCCGACGCCGACCATGCCGGCCGAGGCCTCGCGCTGGCAGAAGGTCGCGGCCTATGTCAGCCACGGTGCGCTCTACCTCGCCGTCATCGTCGTCACCATGCTCGGCTGGGCGCATTCCGGCGCGCACGCACCTGATTATTCGGATTTCTTCGGCCTGTTCCACGTGCCGCAATTCACCGCTCCCGACCGCGCGGCGGCGGGCGCCTATGAAGACCGCCACATCCTCTTTGCCTATGTGCTGCTCGCCTTGATCGCGGTTCACGTGATCGCCGCCCTGTGGCACCATTTCATCCGCCGCGACCGCGTCGTGGCGCGGATGGTGACGGACGAGGCGTAA